CCCAGGCCGGCGATGAAGCCGTGGCACAGGGGCGCCAGCACGGAGCTGTGGCGAAAGGCTTCGCGGGCGAACAGGTTGGATATGTGCACTTCCATCCAGCGGCCCGGGTAATCCTGCAGCGCATCGCGCAGGGCCCAGCCGGACATCATCAGGGCCCCCGGGTTGATGATCAGGGCTTCGGCCTGGTGCTGGCTTTCGATGAAGTCGATCAGCTCGCCTTCGTGATTGCTCTGCCGGGCCAGCACCGTCCAGCCGCGGGCGGCGGCCACCGCGCTGACCTCGCGGGTGATATCGGCCAGGCTCTTGGCGCCGTAGACCTGCGGCTCACGCTGTCCCAGGCGGCCCAGGTTGGGGCCATTAAGCAGGAGTAACGTCGGCATGGCAGGCCACCTCCAGCAAGGCCAGAATCTGGCGTGGATCAGTCAATTGATAGGTGCAGGGGTAGCGCCGGATGTCCTCGGCGGGATGGTCCCAGAGCGCCAGCGCGGTCTGCATGCCCGCCGCCTCGCCGCATTGCAGGTCGGCCAGGGCGTCGCCGATGAACAGGCAGCCGGCAGCCGGCACCTGCAAGTGCTCGACGATGATCCGGGCCATGTCCGGCGCCGGCTTGGGGTTGGCCACATCGTCGCTGCCGACTATCCGCGCGAAGTACTCCAGCAGGCCCAGGTGATCGAGAATCGCCACCGTGCGCGAGTGATCCTTGCCGGTGGCAATGGCCATGGGAATGCCCCGGGCCCGCAGCCCCGCCAGCAGCGGACGAACGCCATCGAACACGCGGATCTGCTGCATGCGCGCATTGCTTTCACGCATGAACACCGGATGCATCTGGGGCGGCAGCCCCATGATCTTCATGATCTGCACGAAGCTGCGACCCAGGTGCTTGCAGTATTCGCTGAAGGGTGGCGGCTCGACATCCGCCCCCAGCACCTGGGCATGGGCCGCGTGATAGGCCTCGCGGATCACCTGCTTGCTGTCGATGAGTGTGCCGTCGAGGTCAAAAATGACCGCCTTGATCGCAGATTCAGACATGAGCCGCAGCCTCCATCGCCGCTTGATGATCCAGGCCACGGTCCACCGTGGCCACCATGGGGGCCAGCGCCAGGGACTGCGGCGCCAGGAAGGCCGCGACCCGGGCGAACTCGCCGTGCGGGTCCTGCAGCATCCGTTGATAGTCCAGCTCCAGCAGTTGCATGTTGGGCCGCTGACGGACCCAGGCCAGGGCCTGCGCCACGTGCTCGCGATACAACCGGGCCAGGTCCTGCGCCTCGCGCGCACCCCAGGCCTGACCGCTGTGGTGCTCGGCCATGTCCCGCTGCGAGCGGATCACCGCGTCGATCTCACGGTGCATGAACAGCACCCGATAGCCATGGGTCGCCGGCAGGTGCTGGAGAAAGCGCGACACCAGCTTGACCGCCCGCCCGCGGGCCTGATCCATCCAGCCCAGATAGCCGTCCCGGGACTTGACCGCCTCCCACTCGAAGTAGCCATGGGGATTGCGCGCGTCGCCCTGGCGCAGGTGGTCGGTCAGCGGCGCCAGGCCACCGCAGGCCAGAGCGCGCATCATCATCGAGGTGCCGGAACGCGGCAGCCCCGACACCACGGTCACCCAGCCGCCATCGGCAGCGACACAGTCCGGCACGTTCATGCACTCATATTGCTTAAGCATCCCTGCTCCTTAGTCGTTCTGTTGCGCACCCAAGTCCCGAGGCTCGCGCTGCACCAGCCCCAGCCGGTGGCCGAAGGGGTCCTCGATCACCGCTTTGTAACTGCCCCAGAGGGTCGCCACCGGCGGCTGGATGATCCGCACCGCCGCCGGCAGCCGGGCGATCAGCGCATCCAGCCCGGGCACCAGCAGGTCATGCATCACCGCCGCCGATGGCCAGGGGCGCTGCGGGTCCTCGATC
This genomic stretch from Pseudomonas sp. Os17 harbors:
- a CDS encoding type II 3-dehydroquinate dehydratase; the protein is MPTLLLLNGPNLGRLGQREPQVYGAKSLADITREVSAVAAARGWTVLARQSNHEGELIDFIESQHQAEALIINPGALMMSGWALRDALQDYPGRWMEVHISNLFAREAFRHSSVLAPLCHGFIAGLGSDAYVLAARALLGAVHD
- a CDS encoding sulfotransferase produces the protein MLKQYECMNVPDCVAADGGWVTVVSGLPRSGTSMMMRALACGGLAPLTDHLRQGDARNPHGYFEWEAVKSRDGYLGWMDQARGRAVKLVSRFLQHLPATHGYRVLFMHREIDAVIRSQRDMAEHHSGQAWGAREAQDLARLYREHVAQALAWVRQRPNMQLLELDYQRMLQDPHGEFARVAAFLAPQSLALAPMVATVDRGLDHQAAMEAAAHV
- a CDS encoding VOC family protein produces the protein MPALLSGSTLCFVTLAVPDLAAAEDFYVEVLGLRVSRRFAPTRWISLDVDEQGGAGFGLIEDPQRPWPSAAVMHDLLVPGLDALIARLPAAVRIIQPPVATLWGSYKAVIEDPFGHRLGLVQREPRDLGAQQND
- a CDS encoding HAD-IA family hydrolase, with amino-acid sequence MSESAIKAVIFDLDGTLIDSKQVIREAYHAAHAQVLGADVEPPPFSEYCKHLGRSFVQIMKIMGLPPQMHPVFMRESNARMQQIRVFDGVRPLLAGLRARGIPMAIATGKDHSRTVAILDHLGLLEYFARIVGSDDVANPKPAPDMARIIVEHLQVPAAGCLFIGDALADLQCGEAAGMQTALALWDHPAEDIRRYPCTYQLTDPRQILALLEVACHADVTPA